One Maribacter cobaltidurans genomic window carries:
- a CDS encoding T9SS type B sorting domain-containing protein translates to MKVEKIMTNYNLDSVPLKNGRFLYQNRIFIPVNTASPKYLLCFLLFLALTCIEAKAQLGFCTGSSGDPIFTEDFGFGTTDGPELLPGTTTYNFTTGTPNDGDYTISSTTNYFDWQNVEDHTPGDTNGKAFIVNASFTAGEFYQREVVGLCENTTYEFSSWLVNLQPQGGCEGNSIPVNVRFQIWDETDTNLLAQGDTGNIPDRASATWEQYALVFQTLPGQTSVILKMRNNSNGGCGNDLAIDDIVFKSCGDSVTVNTGLGEDNLISCENQGSVSATLVANPDNSIFSTHAYQWQQSTDNQNWTDIAGETSNTYITPSINTTRFYRVKVAEDPINVSNDLCNVLSDVFEIKIVAVPPPPISNGDVTVCENETAMLSVQSPDTYTVNWYDAPSGGNLLLENSSTFSPTIAGTYYVETNSTEITCPSNSRTAITLTFNPLPQVFDSNQSFCEGDMALLSAEIDNVSYAWSTGETTKEITVNTPGEYSVTVTDINGCSNTRTIQLEKIDVPQLETITSDGRSINIKTKNQGDFEYSLDGINFQDSPILTDITGGRYTISIRDKNNCGVITSEYIHVVVPNFFTPNGDTYNEVLQPEGIEFFDQVEFSIFDRYGKLLKFAKGDNASWDGNFIGSPMPEADYWYRIKLDTLVLKGHFSLKR, encoded by the coding sequence ATGAAAGTTGAAAAGATAATGACGAATTACAACCTTGATTCTGTACCGCTAAAAAATGGACGCTTTCTATACCAAAACCGTATCTTTATTCCTGTGAATACAGCAAGTCCCAAATACTTACTTTGTTTTCTCCTGTTCCTTGCATTGACCTGCATAGAAGCTAAGGCACAACTGGGGTTTTGTACTGGGAGTTCCGGAGACCCTATTTTCACGGAGGACTTTGGGTTTGGTACCACTGATGGCCCTGAACTTCTGCCCGGCACCACGACCTATAATTTCACCACGGGAACTCCCAATGACGGGGACTATACCATTTCTAGCACTACCAATTATTTTGATTGGCAAAACGTGGAAGACCATACGCCAGGCGACACTAATGGAAAGGCCTTTATCGTTAATGCCAGTTTTACGGCCGGGGAGTTTTATCAAAGAGAGGTGGTAGGCCTTTGCGAAAATACCACCTATGAGTTTTCATCTTGGTTGGTAAATTTACAGCCCCAAGGAGGGTGTGAGGGAAATAGTATCCCTGTAAACGTACGGTTTCAGATATGGGATGAGACGGACACAAATCTTCTGGCTCAGGGCGATACGGGCAACATACCGGACAGAGCGTCCGCTACCTGGGAGCAATATGCCCTTGTATTTCAAACACTTCCGGGACAGACTTCCGTCATCCTTAAAATGCGAAACAACAGTAATGGCGGCTGCGGTAACGATTTGGCCATTGACGACATCGTCTTTAAATCTTGCGGCGATTCCGTCACGGTCAATACAGGCTTGGGCGAGGATAACCTAATTAGCTGCGAAAATCAAGGATCGGTTTCTGCGACTTTGGTGGCCAATCCAGACAATTCCATATTCTCGACCCATGCTTACCAATGGCAACAAAGTACGGATAACCAAAATTGGACGGATATTGCTGGTGAAACGTCCAACACCTACATTACCCCATCAATTAACACTACCCGTTTTTATCGTGTAAAGGTTGCAGAGGATCCCATAAATGTGTCCAACGACCTGTGCAATGTTCTATCCGATGTATTTGAAATCAAAATTGTAGCTGTTCCTCCTCCACCTATTAGCAATGGGGATGTTACCGTTTGCGAAAATGAAACCGCCATGTTATCCGTTCAGAGTCCGGATACATACACGGTAAATTGGTACGACGCCCCGTCTGGCGGAAACCTTCTTTTGGAAAACAGTTCTACGTTCTCCCCAACGATTGCGGGAACCTACTATGTAGAAACCAACTCCACCGAAATTACATGCCCATCCAACTCCAGAACGGCAATTACCTTGACCTTTAATCCGTTACCACAGGTCTTTGACAGCAACCAATCTTTTTGTGAAGGTGACATGGCCTTATTATCGGCAGAAATCGACAATGTAAGCTATGCCTGGAGTACCGGAGAAACCACCAAGGAAATTACCGTAAATACGCCTGGGGAGTATTCGGTAACCGTAACGGATATCAATGGCTGCTCCAACACCAGAACCATTCAATTGGAAAAGATAGATGTCCCCCAACTGGAAACCATTACTTCCGATGGACGTTCTATCAATATAAAAACCAAAAACCAAGGAGATTTTGAATACTCGTTGGATGGGATCAATTTTCAGGACAGTCCCATCTTGACGGACATAACCGGAGGACGATACACCATATCCATACGTGACAAAAATAACTGCGGTGTTATTACATCGGAATATATTCATGTGGTTGTTCCTAACTTTTTCACCCCCAATGGAGATACGTATAATGAGGTGCTACAACCCGAGGGCATAGAATTCTTTGATCAGGTAGAGTTTTCGATATTTGACAGATATGGAAAGTTATTGAAGTTCGCCAAGGGTGATAACGCTTCTTGGGATGGTAACTTTATAGGCTCGCCCATGCCAGAAGCCGATTATTGGTATCGTATTAAATTGGACACTTTGGTTCTAAAAGGACACTTTTCACTAAAGCGATGA